A window of the Streptomyces sp. Ag109_O5-10 genome harbors these coding sequences:
- a CDS encoding FHA domain-containing protein: MLELTMASVSGEAGETAGMLMADAPSDPGAVLRVGRDAAACRLITPDDWLFVSRVHLEFLCGPEGGWQVTWLRGSQAEPSSEVLLTVGEYAQAIAYGGTVALPRGGSGEIVIRDRTAPRSVNVGFYQEG, encoded by the coding sequence GTGCTCGAACTCACCATGGCCTCCGTGTCCGGAGAAGCGGGCGAGACGGCCGGAATGCTCATGGCCGACGCGCCCAGCGACCCGGGTGCCGTGTTGCGAGTGGGCCGCGACGCCGCCGCCTGCCGGCTGATCACGCCCGACGACTGGCTGTTCGTCTCCCGGGTGCACCTGGAGTTCCTGTGCGGGCCCGAGGGCGGCTGGCAGGTCACCTGGCTGCGCGGCTCCCAGGCCGAACCCTCCTCCGAGGTCCTGCTGACCGTCGGCGAGTACGCCCAGGCCATCGCGTACGGCGGCACGGTCGCGCTGCCCCGGGGCGGCTCCGGCGAGATCGTCATCCGGGACCGCACCGCCCCGCGCAGCGTCAACGTGGGCTTCTACCAGGAGGGTTGA
- a CDS encoding DUF1992 domain-containing protein — protein sequence MTERKPPGVPFESWVDKQIQDAQRRGEFDRLPGAGEPLPAALETSYDELWWIKRKMAREGLAVLPPTLALRKEAEDALTAAYAAPSERIVRKIITDVNVKIRDMMFKPPPGPPLGKKPYDVEEVVREWRERRTAAGAQREHPEPDPRG from the coding sequence ATGACCGAGCGAAAGCCACCCGGGGTACCGTTCGAGTCCTGGGTCGACAAGCAGATTCAAGACGCCCAGCGGCGCGGTGAGTTCGACCGGCTGCCGGGCGCGGGCGAGCCGCTGCCCGCGGCTTTGGAGACGTCGTACGACGAACTGTGGTGGATCAAAAGGAAGATGGCCCGGGAGGGCCTGGCTGTGCTGCCACCGACGCTCGCCCTGCGCAAGGAGGCCGAGGACGCGCTGACGGCCGCCTACGCGGCGCCTTCGGAGCGGATCGTCCGCAAGATCATCACGGATGTCAACGTCAAGATCCGCGACATGATGTTCAAGCCGCCGCCCGGGCCCCCGCTGGGCAAGAAGCCGTACGACGTCGAGGAGGTCGTACGCGAGTGGCGGGAGCGCCGGACGGCGGCCGGTGCGCAGCGGGAGCACCCGGAGCCGGACCCGCGCGGGTGA
- a CDS encoding HAD-IA family hydrolase, which produces MTATVLTARALLLDMDGTLVNSDAVVERIWRRWSERHGLDGDEVMKVVHGRQGHASMAVLLPDRPMKQNLADNARMLAEETADVEGVVEVPGAAAFLASLQGLPHALVTSADVPLSTVRMAAAGLPLPAVRVTAESVGASKPDPEGFLKGAAELGVAPADCVVFEDSGAGIAAGRAAGMRVVGVGTRAAVHGPDATVRDLTEVRVEAAADGSIRVHVGEA; this is translated from the coding sequence ATGACGGCCACCGTCCTCACCGCCCGCGCCCTCCTGCTCGACATGGACGGCACCCTCGTCAACTCCGACGCCGTCGTCGAGCGCATCTGGCGGCGCTGGTCCGAGCGGCACGGGCTGGACGGCGACGAGGTCATGAAGGTGGTGCACGGGCGCCAGGGGCACGCGTCCATGGCCGTGCTGCTGCCGGACCGGCCGATGAAGCAGAACCTCGCGGACAACGCGCGCATGCTGGCGGAGGAGACGGCCGACGTGGAGGGCGTGGTGGAGGTTCCCGGCGCCGCCGCCTTCCTCGCCTCCCTCCAGGGGCTGCCGCACGCGCTGGTGACCTCGGCGGACGTTCCGCTGTCCACGGTGCGGATGGCCGCCGCCGGGCTGCCGCTGCCCGCGGTGCGGGTGACCGCGGAGTCGGTGGGCGCGAGCAAGCCGGACCCCGAGGGCTTTCTGAAGGGGGCGGCGGAGCTGGGCGTCGCTCCGGCGGACTGCGTGGTGTTCGAGGACTCGGGCGCGGGGATCGCGGCGGGGCGCGCGGCCGGGATGCGGGTCGTCGGCGTCGGGACACGAGCCGCGGTGCACGGACCGGACGCGACGGTGCGGGACCTCACGGAGGTGCGGGTCGAGGCGGCGGCGGACGGTTCGATCCGGGTACACGTCGGCGAAGCCTGA
- a CDS encoding GNAT family N-acetyltransferase, whose product MTSWTIAPERPDSAAARALWRAYYTEVSDRWYLRHEGRRTDPAELHREIAARPGSELAPPTGRLLIARYDGEPAGSAGVRLLEPATAELTRVFVHEGLRGRGGAALLVTAAEDAARALGAARIVLDTRTDLVEARALYARLGYTETARHNDDVYAEHWFRKELVS is encoded by the coding sequence ATGACCTCCTGGACGATCGCCCCGGAACGCCCGGACTCCGCCGCCGCCCGCGCCCTGTGGCGGGCGTACTACACGGAGGTCAGCGACCGCTGGTACCTGCGCCACGAGGGCCGCCGCACCGACCCGGCCGAGCTGCACCGGGAGATCGCCGCCCGGCCGGGCTCCGAACTGGCCCCGCCCACAGGCCGGTTGCTGATCGCGCGGTACGACGGTGAGCCGGCCGGCAGCGCGGGCGTACGGCTCCTGGAACCGGCCACCGCCGAACTCACCCGGGTCTTCGTGCACGAGGGGCTGCGCGGCCGGGGCGGGGCCGCCCTCCTCGTCACGGCGGCCGAGGACGCGGCCCGTGCCCTCGGGGCCGCGCGGATCGTCCTGGACACCCGCACCGACCTGGTGGAGGCCCGCGCCCTGTACGCGCGGCTCGGCTACACGGAGACCGCGCGGCACAACGACGACGTCTACGCCGAGCACTGGTTCCGCAAGGAGCTCGTCAGCTGA
- a CDS encoding TMEM165/GDT1 family protein gives MISITVTALVFGVIFLAELPDKTALAGLVLGTRYRASYVFAGVAAAFLLHAVLAVAAGSVLTLLPQQIVHALTGVLFLGGAAVLLLKKGEEEEEIRKPADQSFWKVAGTGFMLILVAEFGDLTQIMTANLAARYDDPLSVGLGAVLGLWAVAGLGIVGGKALMKKVPLRLITQIAAVLMLALGVWSLWEAIAG, from the coding sequence TTGATCAGCATCACCGTGACGGCGCTCGTCTTCGGCGTCATCTTCCTCGCCGAACTGCCCGACAAGACCGCGCTCGCCGGTCTCGTCCTGGGCACGCGCTACCGGGCGTCGTACGTCTTCGCCGGTGTCGCCGCGGCCTTCCTCCTGCACGCCGTGCTCGCCGTCGCGGCCGGCAGCGTCCTGACCCTGCTCCCGCAGCAGATCGTGCACGCGCTGACCGGTGTGCTCTTCCTCGGTGGCGCGGCCGTGCTGCTGCTGAAGAAGGGCGAGGAGGAAGAGGAGATCCGCAAGCCGGCCGACCAGTCCTTCTGGAAGGTCGCCGGCACCGGGTTCATGCTCATCCTGGTCGCCGAGTTCGGCGACCTCACGCAGATCATGACGGCGAACCTCGCGGCCCGCTACGACGACCCGCTCTCCGTCGGTCTCGGCGCCGTGCTCGGCCTGTGGGCGGTCGCCGGACTCGGCATCGTCGGCGGCAAGGCGCTCATGAAGAAGGTGCCGCTGCGGCTGATCACGCAGATCGCGGCGGTGCTGATGCTCGCGCTGGGTGTGTGGAGCCTGTGGGAGGCGATCGCGGGCTGA
- a CDS encoding MFS transporter: protein MATATAVTPSAQLPGPRTATAAAPTVTDPALVKRAVKAAALGNAMEWFDFGVYSYIAVTLGKVFFPSGNPTAQLLSTFGAFAAAFLVRPLGGMVFGPLGDRVGRQKVLAVTMIMMAAGTFAIGLIPSYASIGVGAPLLLLAARLVQGFSTGGEYAGASTFIAEYAPDKKRGFFGSWLEFGTLAGYIGGAGLVTLMTALLSADDLTSWGWRIPFLIAGPMGIVGLYLRMRLEETPAFAAEVEKAESARPKVPLREMITSQWPALLLCMALVLVFNVTDYMLLSYMPSYLTSELKYDETHGLLVVLGVMALMMIVQPFAGALTDRVGRRPVIAAGCAGFLFLSVPALLLIRQGSLLAVGLGMGALGLLLVCFTAAMPAALPALFPTRVRYGSLSIGFNISVSLFGGTTPLAVTALIGATGNLMMPAYYMMAAAVVGGFAAWRMTETAGKPLPGSAPSVEAR, encoded by the coding sequence TTGGCGACCGCCACAGCAGTCACCCCGTCCGCGCAGCTCCCCGGCCCCCGTACGGCCACCGCCGCCGCGCCGACCGTCACCGACCCCGCGCTGGTGAAGCGCGCCGTGAAGGCGGCCGCGCTCGGCAACGCCATGGAGTGGTTCGACTTCGGCGTCTACAGCTACATCGCGGTGACGCTGGGCAAGGTCTTCTTCCCGTCCGGCAACCCGACCGCCCAGTTGCTGTCCACGTTCGGCGCCTTCGCCGCGGCCTTCCTGGTCCGCCCGCTCGGGGGCATGGTCTTCGGCCCGCTCGGCGACCGCGTGGGCCGCCAGAAGGTCCTCGCCGTCACCATGATCATGATGGCGGCGGGCACCTTCGCGATCGGCCTGATCCCGTCCTACGCGTCGATCGGCGTCGGCGCCCCGCTGCTGCTCCTCGCCGCCCGCCTGGTCCAGGGCTTCTCCACCGGCGGCGAGTACGCGGGCGCGTCCACCTTCATCGCCGAGTACGCGCCGGACAAGAAGCGCGGCTTCTTCGGCAGCTGGCTGGAGTTCGGCACGCTGGCGGGCTACATCGGCGGCGCCGGCCTGGTGACCCTGATGACGGCCCTGCTGTCCGCGGACGACCTGACCTCCTGGGGCTGGCGCATCCCGTTCCTGATCGCGGGCCCGATGGGCATCGTCGGCCTCTACCTGCGGATGCGCCTGGAGGAGACCCCGGCGTTCGCGGCGGAGGTCGAGAAGGCGGAGTCGGCCCGCCCGAAGGTCCCGCTCCGCGAGATGATCACCAGCCAGTGGCCCGCCCTGCTCCTGTGCATGGCCCTGGTCCTGGTCTTCAACGTCACCGACTACATGCTGCTGTCGTACATGCCCAGCTACCTCACCAGTGAGCTGAAGTACGACGAGACGCACGGCCTGCTGGTCGTCCTCGGCGTGATGGCGCTGATGATGATCGTCCAGCCGTTCGCCGGCGCCCTCACCGACCGTGTCGGCCGCCGCCCGGTGATCGCGGCGGGCTGCGCGGGCTTCCTGTTCCTCTCCGTCCCCGCCCTCCTCCTGATCCGCCAGGGCAGCCTGCTCGCGGTCGGCCTCGGCATGGGCGCCCTCGGCCTCCTCCTGGTCTGCTTCACGGCAGCGATGCCGGCCGCCCTCCCGGCCCTCTTCCCCACCCGGGTCCGCTACGGCTCCCTGTCCATCGGCTTCAACATCTCGGTCTCCCTCTTCGGCGGCACGACCCCGCTCGCGGTGACGGCCCTGATCGGAGCGACGGGGAACCTGATGATGCCCGCGTACTACATGATGGCCGCGGCGGTGGTCGGCGGCTTCGCCGCCTGGCGCATGACAGAAACAGCTGGCAAGCCTCTCCCGGGCTCGGCACCTTCCGTCGAAGCCCGCTAG
- a CDS encoding HNH endonuclease family protein — protein sequence MPKFYARRRLSILAAFTGLIASAALFNSPSASAALPTPVSASTARTYLASLTVATENRTGYARDLFPTWDTISGTCNTREWILKRDGTNVVTNSACTATSGSWYSPYDGATWTSASDVDIDHLVPLAEAWDSGASKWTTAQREAFANDVTRPQLLAVTDNVNQSKGDQDPATWMPSLTSYRCTYVRAWVQVKYYYNLSVDSAEKSALTSYLSAC from the coding sequence ATGCCGAAGTTCTACGCGCGTCGACGGCTCAGCATACTCGCGGCCTTCACCGGACTCATAGCCTCCGCCGCCCTGTTCAACTCCCCGAGCGCCTCCGCCGCCCTCCCCACCCCGGTCAGCGCGTCCACCGCCCGCACCTACCTCGCCTCCCTCACCGTGGCCACCGAGAACCGCACCGGCTACGCGCGCGACCTCTTCCCGACCTGGGACACCATCAGCGGCACCTGCAACACCCGCGAGTGGATCCTCAAGCGCGACGGCACGAACGTCGTCACCAACTCCGCCTGCACCGCCACCAGCGGCTCCTGGTACTCCCCCTACGACGGCGCCACCTGGACCTCCGCCTCCGACGTCGACATCGACCACCTGGTGCCGCTCGCCGAGGCCTGGGACTCCGGCGCGAGCAAGTGGACCACCGCCCAGCGCGAGGCCTTCGCCAACGACGTCACCCGCCCGCAGCTCCTCGCCGTCACGGACAACGTGAACCAGTCCAAGGGCGACCAGGACCCGGCCACCTGGATGCCGTCCCTCACCTCGTACCGCTGCACCTACGTCCGCGCCTGGGTCCAGGTGAAGTACTACTACAACCTCTCCGTGGACTCCGCCGAGAAGAGCGCGCTCACCAGCTACCTCTCCGCCTGCTGA
- a CDS encoding MFS transporter, whose protein sequence is MALETTDTQAKDAERVPGNVLVPIGALLLGLLLAALDQTIVSTALPTIVSDLGGLEHLSWVVTAYLLASTAATPLWGKLGDQYGRKRLFQLAIVIFLIGSALCGVAQDMGELIGFRALQGLGGGGLLVLSMAIVGDIVPPRERGRYQGLFGAVFGATSVLGPLLGGVLTEQLSWRWVFYVNLPVGVVALAVIAVALHIPRRRARHVIDYLGTLLIAAVATCLVLVASLGGTTWAWGSAQIIGLVVVGVALAVAFVAVERRAAEPVLPLTLFGVRTFTLAAVISFVVGFAMFGAMTYLPTFLQVVQGISPTLSGVHMLPMVIGLLLSSTLSGQVVSRTGHWKVFPVAGTGVTTIGLLLLHRLDEHSSTAQMSAYFFVFGLGLGLVMQVLVLIVQNAVSYEDLGVATSGATFFRSIGASFGVAVFGSVFAGRLADKLADAFRGVRLPPGATPEALKADPRGIATLPPALRPAALHAYASSITDVFLYAAPVALLGFALAWFLKEDPLRGSVTAPDASETIPPNPVHRSSYDECSRALSLLATREGRREVYRKINARAGHADLLPASGWLLLRIRKYGSVEPGRLAERGPVPMNVVLAGARQLEERHLADRLGLDLTLTEQGREVADRLAGAREESLADLLGDWWSPDRPTDLDRLVKELTDELCGTEREQPQHPAAGQVS, encoded by the coding sequence ATGGCCCTGGAAACGACGGACACCCAGGCGAAGGACGCGGAGCGGGTGCCCGGCAACGTGCTGGTCCCGATCGGCGCGCTGCTGCTCGGGCTGTTGCTGGCCGCGCTGGACCAGACGATCGTGTCGACGGCGCTGCCGACCATCGTCAGTGACCTCGGCGGCCTCGAACACCTGTCGTGGGTGGTCACCGCCTACCTGCTGGCCTCCACCGCCGCCACCCCGCTGTGGGGCAAGCTCGGCGACCAGTACGGGCGCAAGCGGCTCTTCCAGCTCGCGATCGTGATCTTCCTCATCGGGTCGGCGCTGTGCGGAGTGGCCCAGGACATGGGTGAGCTGATCGGCTTCCGCGCCCTGCAGGGGCTGGGCGGCGGCGGGCTGCTGGTGCTGTCGATGGCGATCGTGGGGGACATCGTGCCGCCGCGTGAACGGGGCCGGTACCAGGGGCTGTTCGGTGCCGTGTTCGGCGCCACCAGCGTGCTCGGGCCGCTGCTCGGCGGGGTGCTCACCGAGCAGCTGAGCTGGCGCTGGGTGTTCTACGTCAACCTGCCCGTCGGCGTCGTCGCGCTGGCGGTGATCGCCGTCGCGCTGCACATCCCACGCCGGAGGGCCCGCCACGTCATCGACTACCTCGGCACCCTCCTGATCGCCGCCGTCGCCACCTGCCTGGTGCTGGTGGCCTCGCTGGGCGGGACGACGTGGGCATGGGGGTCGGCGCAGATCATCGGGCTCGTGGTCGTCGGGGTGGCACTCGCCGTCGCCTTCGTCGCCGTCGAGCGGCGGGCCGCCGAACCCGTGCTCCCGCTGACCCTCTTCGGCGTCCGTACTTTCACCCTCGCCGCCGTGATCAGCTTCGTCGTCGGGTTCGCGATGTTCGGCGCGATGACCTACCTGCCGACCTTCCTCCAGGTCGTGCAGGGCATCTCACCGACCCTGTCGGGCGTGCACATGCTGCCGATGGTGATCGGGCTGCTGCTGTCGTCCACGCTCTCCGGGCAGGTCGTCAGCCGTACCGGGCACTGGAAGGTGTTCCCGGTCGCCGGCACCGGCGTGACCACCATCGGGCTGCTGCTCCTGCACCGGCTCGACGAACACAGCTCGACCGCCCAGATGAGCGCCTACTTCTTCGTCTTCGGCCTGGGCCTCGGCCTGGTCATGCAGGTGCTGGTGCTCATAGTCCAGAACGCCGTCTCGTACGAGGACCTCGGCGTCGCCACCTCCGGCGCCACCTTCTTCCGCTCCATCGGGGCCTCCTTCGGCGTCGCCGTCTTCGGCTCCGTCTTCGCGGGCCGGCTCGCCGACAAGCTCGCCGACGCCTTCCGCGGCGTCCGCCTCCCGCCCGGCGCCACCCCGGAAGCCCTCAAGGCCGACCCGCGCGGCATCGCCACCCTGCCGCCCGCGCTGCGTCCGGCCGCCCTGCACGCGTACGCGTCCTCGATCACGGACGTCTTCCTGTACGCCGCCCCGGTCGCCCTCCTCGGCTTCGCCCTCGCCTGGTTCCTCAAGGAGGACCCGCTGCGCGGCTCGGTCACCGCGCCGGACGCCTCCGAGACCATCCCGCCCAACCCGGTTCACCGGTCGTCGTACGACGAGTGCTCCCGGGCGCTCTCCCTGCTCGCCACCCGCGAGGGGCGCCGGGAGGTCTACCGGAAGATCAACGCGCGGGCCGGTCACGCCGACCTGCTGCCCGCCTCCGGCTGGCTGCTGCTGCGGATCCGGAAGTACGGCTCCGTGGAGCCGGGGCGGCTCGCCGAGCGCGGCCCGGTCCCGATGAACGTCGTCCTGGCGGGCGCCCGCCAGCTGGAGGAGCGGCACCTCGCCGACCGCCTCGGCCTCGACCTGACCCTCACCGAGCAGGGCCGCGAGGTCGCCGACCGGCTCGCCGGGGCCCGCGAGGAGTCCCTGGCCGACCTCCTCGGCGACTGGTGGAGCCCGGACCGGCCCACCGACCTGGACCGCCTGGTGAAGGAACTGACCGACGAACTGTGCGGCACTGAACGCGAACAGCCCCAGCACCCCGCGGCCGGACAGGTCAGCTGA
- a CDS encoding O-methyltransferase — protein MSGSQLWDDVDFYFTSHLSPDDESLQAALRESEANELPHVNVTANQGKLLQLLAQIQDARNILEIGTLGGYSTIWLARALPADGRLISLEYSAHHAEIAVRNIARAGLEKLVEVRVGPALESLPKLADENPAPFDLVFIDADKANNPHYVEWALRLTRTGSLIIVDNVVRGGRVVDAESPEPDVVGTRAAIELIAAHPRLTGTAIQTVGSKGYDGFALARVLD, from the coding sequence ATGAGCGGCTCTCAGCTCTGGGACGACGTCGACTTCTACTTCACCAGCCACCTGTCACCGGACGACGAGTCGCTGCAGGCGGCGCTGCGGGAGAGCGAGGCGAACGAGCTTCCGCACGTCAACGTCACCGCCAACCAGGGCAAACTGCTCCAGCTCCTCGCGCAGATCCAGGACGCCCGGAACATCCTGGAGATCGGCACCCTGGGCGGCTACAGCACCATCTGGCTGGCCCGTGCGCTGCCCGCCGACGGCAGGCTGATCTCGCTGGAGTACAGCGCCCACCACGCCGAGATCGCGGTCCGCAACATCGCGCGCGCGGGCCTGGAGAAGCTGGTCGAGGTACGGGTGGGGCCCGCCCTGGAGTCGCTGCCCAAGCTCGCCGACGAGAACCCGGCCCCCTTCGACCTGGTCTTCATCGACGCCGACAAGGCCAACAACCCGCACTACGTGGAGTGGGCGCTCCGGCTCACCCGCACCGGCAGCCTGATCATCGTCGACAACGTGGTGCGCGGCGGCCGGGTCGTCGACGCCGAGAGCCCCGAGCCGGACGTGGTCGGCACCCGCGCCGCGATCGAGCTGATCGCGGCCCACCCGAGGCTGACCGGCACGGCGATCCAGACGGTCGGCAGCAAGGGCTACGACGGCTTCGCGCTGGCGCGGGTCCTCGACTGA
- a CDS encoding peptidoglycan-binding protein yields the protein MTDTPGSGGHHQCPECGTPKGPDGSPACDCNQRTADALRDARTAEQAAAEDFDPLRIRPYVAIETDAAAGPGAGTAPLPVVAAPTVPLRPVVADEAEAAPARQPRRSPRWALLLAAAGAVAAILAVAGFTSGLFARVTPTRDGAAPADVRQSVPDVTPSTASPPAAAPVTSPSSSPSAAPSGPASPSPSHSPSPAPSGTPASPTPSRSATPTGSATTAGAAASAQPTTAPVLRPGDTGAEVTELQRRLAQLNLYTGKADGHYGPGTENAVRTYQLARGILTDQSGVYGTATRVALESETTKP from the coding sequence GTGACGGATACGCCGGGGAGCGGGGGCCACCACCAGTGCCCGGAGTGCGGGACGCCGAAGGGGCCGGACGGCTCCCCCGCCTGCGACTGCAACCAGCGCACCGCCGACGCGTTGCGCGACGCGCGTACCGCCGAACAGGCGGCGGCGGAGGACTTCGACCCGCTGCGGATACGGCCGTACGTGGCCATCGAGACGGACGCGGCGGCCGGCCCCGGTGCCGGGACCGCGCCGCTGCCGGTGGTGGCGGCGCCGACCGTGCCGTTGCGGCCGGTGGTCGCCGACGAAGCCGAGGCGGCGCCGGCCCGGCAGCCGCGCCGGAGTCCCCGGTGGGCCCTGCTGCTGGCGGCCGCCGGGGCGGTGGCCGCGATCCTCGCGGTGGCGGGGTTCACGAGCGGGCTGTTCGCCCGCGTGACGCCGACGAGGGACGGGGCGGCTCCGGCGGACGTACGGCAGAGCGTCCCGGACGTGACCCCGAGCACGGCGTCGCCCCCGGCCGCGGCGCCGGTCACCTCGCCCTCGTCCTCCCCCTCGGCCGCACCGTCCGGACCGGCGAGCCCGAGCCCGTCGCACTCCCCGTCCCCGGCGCCCTCCGGCACGCCGGCCTCCCCCACGCCCTCGCGCTCCGCGACCCCGACCGGATCGGCGACGACGGCGGGCGCGGCGGCCTCCGCGCAGCCCACCACGGCCCCGGTCCTCCGCCCCGGCGACACCGGGGCGGAGGTGACCGAGCTCCAGCGGCGGCTGGCCCAGCTGAACCTCTACACCGGGAAGGCCGACGGCCACTACGGCCCCGGAACGGAGAACGCGGTACGCACGTACCAGCTGGCCCGGGGCATCCTGACCGACCAGTCGGGGGTGTACGGGACGGCCACCCGGGTGGCACTGGAATCGGAGACGACGAAGCCGTAG
- a CDS encoding alkaline phosphatase D family protein, translating into MAGLRLGPLLRYIDGSSATVWVEASRPGTAEVRCSDGAGGTARTFQVAGHHYALVPVTGLTPGTAPSYDVLLDGTPVWPPADSPFPPPVIRTPAAGEPLHVVFGSCRWAAPPADGRDPVGPDALDSLAVRVAAGGQRPDVLLLLGDQVYADETSAATRRWLAARRHLADPPGAEVADYEEYTRLYYESWLDPEVRWLLSTVPSCMIFDDHDVIDDWNTSAAWLADVRATPWWQERLLSGLMSYWVHQHLGNLSPADLAADPLYAAVCDAPDGTDELRAFAAGADADPASVRWSYRRDFGRVRLLMVDSRAARVLDERSRAMLDAGEAGWLREQALDHRESYDHLLVGTSLPWLLPHLIHDLETWDAALCRGERGARWARFGERLRRAADLEHWAAFPASFAELADLFARTGSGPAAPASICVLSGDVHHAYVAEPAWPAGSAPGSRVLQLTCSPVHNSVPPTIRAGFRFGWSALARFLGRRLTRHGRCARPPVTWRKRGGPWFGNQLMTLTLHGRSARLRLERARRDGTLETMTESVLTTR; encoded by the coding sequence GTGGCCGGACTGCGCCTGGGACCGCTGCTGAGGTACATCGACGGCTCGTCGGCGACCGTCTGGGTCGAGGCGAGCCGTCCGGGTACCGCCGAGGTGCGCTGCTCGGACGGCGCGGGCGGCACCGCACGTACCTTCCAGGTGGCCGGCCACCACTACGCCCTCGTCCCGGTGACCGGGCTGACCCCGGGAACCGCACCGTCGTACGACGTCCTCCTCGACGGCACCCCCGTGTGGCCGCCGGCCGACTCCCCTTTCCCTCCCCCGGTGATCCGCACCCCGGCCGCGGGCGAGCCCCTGCACGTCGTCTTCGGCTCCTGCCGCTGGGCCGCGCCGCCCGCCGACGGCCGGGATCCGGTCGGCCCGGACGCCCTCGACAGCCTCGCCGTGCGCGTCGCCGCCGGCGGCCAACGGCCCGACGTGCTCCTGCTGCTGGGCGACCAGGTGTACGCCGACGAGACCTCGGCGGCCACCCGGCGCTGGCTGGCCGCCCGCCGCCATCTCGCGGACCCGCCCGGCGCCGAGGTCGCGGACTACGAGGAGTACACCCGCCTCTACTACGAGTCCTGGCTCGACCCCGAGGTGCGCTGGCTGCTCTCCACCGTGCCCAGTTGCATGATCTTCGACGACCACGACGTCATCGACGACTGGAACACCTCCGCCGCCTGGCTGGCCGACGTGCGCGCCACGCCCTGGTGGCAGGAGCGGCTGCTGAGCGGACTGATGTCGTACTGGGTCCACCAGCACCTGGGCAACCTCTCCCCGGCCGATCTGGCCGCCGACCCGCTGTACGCCGCCGTGTGCGACGCGCCCGACGGCACGGACGAGTTGCGCGCCTTCGCCGCCGGGGCCGACGCCGACCCGGCCTCCGTACGGTGGAGTTACCGGCGTGACTTCGGACGGGTGCGGCTGCTGATGGTGGACAGCCGGGCGGCACGGGTCCTGGACGAGCGGAGCCGCGCCATGCTCGATGCCGGCGAGGCCGGGTGGCTGCGCGAACAGGCCCTGGACCACCGGGAGTCGTACGACCACCTCCTGGTCGGCACCTCGCTGCCCTGGCTGCTGCCGCACCTGATACACGACCTGGAGACCTGGGACGCGGCCCTGTGCCGGGGCGAACGGGGCGCCCGCTGGGCCCGGTTCGGGGAACGGCTGCGCCGCGCGGCCGACCTGGAGCACTGGGCGGCCTTCCCCGCGTCCTTCGCCGAACTGGCGGACCTGTTCGCCCGGACCGGCTCCGGGCCCGCGGCACCCGCCTCGATCTGCGTGCTCTCCGGGGACGTCCACCACGCCTACGTCGCCGAGCCCGCGTGGCCCGCCGGAAGCGCGCCCGGCTCCCGGGTGCTGCAACTCACCTGCTCCCCCGTCCACAACTCCGTGCCGCCGACGATCCGGGCCGGCTTCCGGTTCGGCTGGAGCGCCCTGGCCCGGTTCCTCGGGCGGCGGCTGACCCGGCACGGGCGGTGCGCGCGGCCGCCGGTGACATGGCGGAAGAGGGGCGGTCCGTGGTTCGGCAACCAGCTCATGACGCTGACGCTGCACGGCCGTTCGGCCCGGCTGCGGCTGGAACGGGCCCGGCGGGACGGGACCCTGGAGACCATGACGGAGTCCGTCCTCACCACCCGCTGA